From Phaeobacter porticola, the proteins below share one genomic window:
- the rfbA gene encoding glucose-1-phosphate thymidylyltransferase RfbA — translation MTTGTSGAGRKGIILAGGSGTRLYPITMAVSKQLLPLYDKPMIYYPLSVLMLAGIREICVITTPQDQDQFTRLLGDGSQWGISLTYVEQPSPDGLAQAFVLAEDFLDGAPSALVLGDNVFFGHGLPKLLAAADAQTSGGTVFGYHVADPERYGVVEFDAEGRAREIIEKPAVPPSNYAVTGLYFLDGSAPERARQVTPSPRGELEITDLLQMYLDQGALRVETMGRGYAWLDTGTHGSLLDAGNFVRTLQERQGLQTGCPEEIAHEAGWIDAAQLRTRAEMFAKNAYGAYLERLLN, via the coding sequence ATGACCACAGGCACATCCGGCGCGGGCCGCAAAGGCATCATTCTGGCAGGTGGCTCCGGCACGCGGCTTTATCCGATCACCATGGCGGTCTCCAAACAGCTTTTGCCGCTCTATGACAAGCCGATGATCTACTACCCTTTGTCGGTGCTGATGCTGGCGGGCATCCGCGAGATCTGCGTCATCACCACGCCGCAGGATCAGGATCAGTTCACCCGGCTTTTGGGCGATGGCAGCCAGTGGGGCATCTCTCTCACCTATGTGGAGCAGCCCAGCCCCGACGGTCTGGCGCAGGCCTTTGTGCTGGCCGAAGACTTCCTGGATGGTGCCCCTTCTGCGCTGGTGCTGGGCGACAATGTGTTCTTTGGCCATGGCCTGCCGAAACTCCTGGCGGCGGCGGATGCGCAGACCAGCGGTGGCACCGTTTTTGGCTATCACGTGGCCGATCCCGAACGCTATGGCGTGGTGGAGTTCGACGCTGAGGGCCGCGCCCGCGAGATCATTGAAAAACCCGCCGTGCCGCCGTCGAACTATGCGGTGACGGGGCTGTATTTCCTGGATGGCAGCGCGCCGGAACGGGCGCGGCAGGTCACGCCCAGCCCCCGCGGCGAGCTGGAGATCACCGATCTGTTGCAGATGTATCTTGACCAAGGCGCCCTCCGGGTGGAGACTATGGGCCGCGGTTATGCCTGGCTGGACACCGGCACCCATGGATCGCTGCTGGATGCGGGCAATTTCGTGCGCACCCTGCAAGAGCGCCAGGGGCTGCAGACCGGCTGCCCCGAGGAAATCGCCCATGAGGCAGGCTGGATTGACGCCGCCCAGCTGCGCACCCGCG